The nucleotide window TCAGTAATTCCGGTTCACCGTAAATATTAGCCAGTTCCTGTGATGCCTGCAGGGACTGTTCTTTGATTTGCCTGAAGGCGCGTGCATTGAACTGCGTAGCTTCAAAACTTTCAAAAGGAATCATGTTTTTCTGCAGGTAGGAATGGTAACCCAGCACACCAAGCCCCAGAGCTCTGTGTCTCATGGCAAAGTTTCTGGCACCCGTTAGATAGTAATTACCTTCCGTTTTCTCAATGAATTCAGAAAGTACCGCATCCAGGAAGTAAATGGCCAGTTTCACGGCATTGGTATCCTTCCACTCGTCATAAAGCTCCAGGTTCATGGAGGACAGGCAGCAGATAAAGGATTCCTCCTCACTGGACGGCAGCATAATCTCGGAGCACAGGTTGCTGGCGTTAATTGTCATGCCCAAATCCTTGTAGACCTGAGGTTTGTTACGGTTCACATTATCGGAGAACAGGATATAAGGCAGACCTTTCTGCTGACGGCTTTCCAGCACGCGGGCCCAAATCCGGCGCTTCTCCATATCACCGTCTATCATGTCCTGCATCCAGTAATCCGGTACGCAGATACCCGTAAACAGGTTCTGGATGGGGCTGCCAATGTCCTTAATGGACAGGAATTCTTCAATATCACCATGGTCCACATCCAGGTAAGCAGCAAATGCCCCACGGCGCACACCGCCCTGAGATACTACATCCATCGCAGTATCGTAAAGTTTCATAAAGGAAACCGCACCGGAAGATTTTCCGTTGTCCGTTACGGCAGTCCCGCGGTTACGCAGTTCCCCGAAATAACCCGAGGTACCTCCGCCAATCTTGGTCTGCATAATCACCTCGCCCAGTTTATGGGTAATGCCCTCAATATTATCCGGAACATGCACGTTGAAGCATGAAATCGGCAATCCCCGCTGGGTACCCATATTGGCCCAAACCGGCGACGAGAAGCTGATCCAGCCTTTGGTAATCATTTCCTCAAAAGCAGGCTGAAGCTCCGGTTTATAGAGTCTTTTTGCCGCTGCAGTGGTTATACGTTCTATAGCGCCTTTCACGGTTTCACCTTTCAGCAGGTAACCGCGGTTCAGCATTTGCTCGGACTCTTCATTGAGCCACCAGATGTCGTTTTTTTGTTCTTCCATCATAAATATGTTGTAAAATGTAGAGGTACAGCTACCGTCTTCATTGTTAATAATTTCAATTTTTAGAAGCAGATTGCTTGCTGCTTCGTTTCACCAGTCCGCCCGCTCTCCGTCTCGTCCTATAGACGAGACTGCGATCGGGGCTATTATTTTGCCTGGTGATTTGTTCACCGCTTTATCTTTTGCTGTTAGAACTCAGCCTACAGCACTCAGCTTTTAGCCTCCAGTCCTAACTTTTAAATCTTTATATCAAAAATCTCCACGTCTGAAATCTGATATCTG belongs to Chryseobacterium sp. and includes:
- a CDS encoding ribonucleoside-diphosphate reductase subunit alpha, whose product is MEEQKNDIWWLNEESEQMLNRGYLLKGETVKGAIERITTAAAKRLYKPELQPAFEEMITKGWISFSSPVWANMGTQRGLPISCFNVHVPDNIEGITHKLGEVIMQTKIGGGTSGYFGELRNRGTAVTDNGKSSGAVSFMKLYDTAMDVVSQGGVRRGAFAAYLDVDHGDIEEFLSIKDIGSPIQNLFTGICVPDYWMQDMIDGDMEKRRIWARVLESRQQKGLPYILFSDNVNRNKPQVYKDLGMTINASNLCSEIMLPSSEEESFICCLSSMNLELYDEWKDTNAVKLAIYFLDAVLSEFIEKTEGNYYLTGARNFAMRHRALGLGVLGYHSYLQKNMIPFESFEATQFNARAFRQIKEQSLQASQELANIYGEPELLKGYGMRNTTTMAVAPTTSSSAILGQTSPGIEPFASNYYKAGLAKGNFMRKNKYLAKLLQEKGIDNEETWRTIMLNHGSVQHLAELTDEEKAVFKTFREISPMEIISQAAQRQQYIDQAQSLNLQIPSTMPVKDVNYLYIEAWKKGVKTLYYQRSSSVSKEMMVNFVTCSSCEA